One Nicotiana sylvestris chromosome 12, ASM39365v2, whole genome shotgun sequence genomic window carries:
- the LOC104240572 gene encoding pectin acetylesterase 8-like, which yields MDCSSVFMAAIYAVLVSLLFIWTTTEANLIVNTTFLESSIAKGAVCLDGSAPAFNFHPGTGSGVYSWLIQLQGGGWCDSASDCQDRATKEYGTSKNISKISYFMGVLSNDSELNPDFYDWNRVKIRYCDGSSYTGDIEEVDPATNLHFRGARIFKAIMEELLYHKGMIYAENAILSGTSAGGLGAILHCDKFRLFFSLTARVKCISDAGFFINAKTITGEPHIKEYFKRVVTLHGSAKNLPLSCTFLSLDPSVCFFPQYAAQHICTPLFIINSAYDSWQINNILVPEGVADPQHVWDTCKKDINKCSPSQIQTLQEFRSTFLEALNELGPSISRGYFISSCHFHHGIEIQSYWSNNNSPTIANKTIAEAVGDWFVGRSGFQGVYCPYPCGKFCQ from the exons ATGGATTGTAGTTCAGTGTTTATGGCGGCCATATATGCGGTGCTTG TTTCTTTACTGTTTATTTGGACGACAACTGAAGCGAACCTCATTGTTAACACAACGTTCCTAGAGAGTTCAATTGCAAAAGGAGCAG TATGCTTAGATGGAAGTGCTCCCGCATTCAACTTTCATCCAGGAACTGGCTCGGGGGTTTATAGCTGGCTTATTCAACTTCAG GGCGGAGGGTGGTGTGACTCTGCTTCTGACTGCCAAGATCGTGCTACTAAAGAGTATGGAACTTCGAAAAATATATCTAAGATTAGTTATTTTATGGGAGTTCTAAGCAATGATTCTGAACTAAACCCAG ACTTCTACGACTGGAATCGAGTCAAGATTAGATATTGCGATGGGTCATCATATACCGGAGATATTGAAGAAGTTGACCCC GCTACTAATCTCCACTTCAGAGGTGCAAGAATATTCAAAGCAATCATGGAGGAATTATTATATCATAAAGGGATGATATATGCTGAAAAT GCGATCCTTAGTGGAACTTCAGCAGGAGGGTTGGGTGCAATCCTACATTGTGACAAATTCAGACTTTTTTTCTCCTTGACTGCTAGAGTCAAATGCATCTCTGATGCTGGTTTCTTTATTAATGC AAAAACTATAACTGGTGAGCCACACATTAAAGAGTATTTTAAGAGAGTTGTTACTTTGCAT GGATCTGCCAAGAACCTACCACTCTCTTGCACATTCTTGAGCTTAGACCCAAGTGTG TGCTTCTTCCCTCAGTATGCAGCACAACATATTTGCACACCACTTTTCATCATTAATTCGGCTTATGATTCATGGCAG ATAAACAACATTTTGGTTCCCGAAGGTGTTGCTGACCCTCAACATGTTTGGGATACATGCAAGAAAGATATAAATAAATGCTCACCAAGTCAAATCCAAACTCTCCAAGAATTTAGGTCGACATTTTTAGAGGCTTTGAACGAATTAGGACCAAGTATATCAAGAGGTTATTTCATATCTTCTTGCCATTTCCACCATGGCATTGAAATACAAAGCTATTGGTCCAACAATAACTCTCCAACAATAGCTAACAAG ACAATTGCTGAAGCTGTTGGAGACTGGTTTGTTGGTAGAAGTGGATTCCAAGGGGTTTACTGCCCCTATCCTTGTGGCAAATTTTGCCAATAG